Proteins encoded in a region of the Canis lupus familiaris isolate Mischka breed German Shepherd chromosome 1, alternate assembly UU_Cfam_GSD_1.0, whole genome shotgun sequence genome:
- the LOC100856400 gene encoding SWI/SNF-related matrix-associated actin-dependent regulator of chromatin subfamily D member 2-like: SLAIKKPLTQKRKLRIYTSNTFSPSKAEGDTAGTAGPPGGTPAGDKVASWELRVEGKLLDDPSKQKRKFSSFFKSLVIELDKELYGPDNHLVEWHWMPTTQETDGLQVKRPGDLNVKCTLLLMLDHQPPQYKLDPRLARLLGVHTQTRAAIMQALWLYIKHNQLQDGHEHEYINCNRYFRQIFSCGRLRFSEIPMKLAGLLQHPDPIVINHVISVDPNNQKKTACYDIDVEVDDPLKAQMSNFLASTTNQQEIASLDVEIHETIESINQLKTQRDFMLSFSTDPQDFIQEWLCSQRRDLKIITDVIGNPGEERRAAFYHQPWAQEAVGKHIFAKVQQRRQELEQVLGIRLT, translated from the coding sequence TCTCTGGCCATCAAAAAGCCTCTGACGCAAAAACGGAAGCTGCGCATCTATACTTCCAATACGTTCAGTCCCAGCAAGGCAGAAGGCGATACTGCGGGCACCGCGGGGCCCCCTGGGGGAACCCCTGCAGGGGACAAGGTGGCTTCCTGGGAACTCCGAGTGGAGGGAAAACTGCTGGATGATCCTAGCAAACAGAAGAGGaagttttcttcattctttaagAGCCTCGTCATTGAGCTGGACAAAGAGTTATACGGGCCTGACAACCACCTGGTAGAGTGGCACTGGATGCCCACCACCCAGGAGACTGATGGCCTCCAGGTCAAACGGCCTGGAGACCTCAACGTCAAGTGCACCCTCCTGCTCATGCTAGATCATCAGCCTCCCCAGTACAAGTTGGACCCCCGACTGGCAAGGCTGCTGGGGGTGCACACACAGACAAGGGCGGCCATCATGCAGGCTCTTTGGCTTTATATCAAACACAACCAACTGCAGGACGGGCACGAGCACGAGTACATCAATTGCAACCGTTACTTCCGCCAGATCTTCAGTTGTGGCCGACTTCGTTTCTCTGAGATTCCCATGAAGCTGGCTGGGTTGCTGCAGCATCCAGACCCCATTGTCATCAACCATGTCATTAGCGTAGACCCTAACAACCAGAAGAAGACAGCATGCTACGACATTGATGTGGAGGTAGATGACCCACTCAAGGCCCAGATGAGCAATTTTCTGGCCTCTACCACCAATCAGCAGGAGATTGCCTCCCTCGATGTCGAGATCCATGAGACCATTGAGTCCATCAACCAGCTGAAGACCCAGAGGGATTTCATGCTCAGCTTTAGCACGGACCCTCAGGACTTCATCCAGGAATGGCTCTGTTCTCAGCGCCGAGACCTCAAGATCATCACTGATGTGATTGGGAATCCTGGGGAGGAGAGACGAGCTGCTTTCTACCACCAGCCCTGGGCCCAGGAAGCAGTGGGGAAGCACATCTTTGCCAAGGTGCAGCAGCGAAGGCAAGAACTGGAACAGGTGCTGGGAATCCGCTTGACCTAA